The proteins below come from a single Nitrosospira sp. Is2 genomic window:
- a CDS encoding DUF1772 domain-containing protein, giving the protein MMQAPLAIMSFSAGVSAWLLDGGIMWFIGAVLIGLVVPFTFLVIMPTNHQLLIPGRDLASDETRALLEKWGKTPRCAYRAGFVGVWNLHY; this is encoded by the coding sequence ATGATGCAAGCTCCACTGGCTATCATGAGTTTCAGCGCCGGGGTGTCCGCTTGGTTGCTCGATGGCGGCATCATGTGGTTTATTGGGGCAGTTCTTATTGGCTTGGTCGTGCCATTCACATTTCTTGTAATCATGCCCACGAACCATCAGCTTCTGATTCCCGGACGTGACCTCGCGTCGGATGAAACCCGAGCGCTGCTCGAAAAGTGGGGGAAAACTCCACGCTGTGCGTACCGGGCTGGGTTTGTTGGCGTCTGGAATCTACATTATTGA
- a CDS encoding WYL domain-containing protein, which translates to MFETIKSKNRTGPAPRRTDLETTLCEAIRSKTRVRLHYKNEGHFRTFEPYIIYESAGRILVAGVQIKDDSRTLSTSGWQEFEVDRVNTILRIRETFRPDPEFSPFRAKFGKNVICVVDRI; encoded by the coding sequence ATGTTTGAAACAATAAAATCAAAAAATCGGACAGGCCCAGCTCCGCGTAGAACAGACTTGGAAACCACGCTATGCGAGGCCATCCGTAGCAAAACAAGAGTTCGACTTCACTACAAAAACGAGGGCCACTTTCGGACGTTTGAACCTTACATTATCTACGAATCAGCGGGAAGAATTCTCGTGGCTGGAGTGCAGATCAAGGATGACTCTAGAACGCTATCCACGTCTGGGTGGCAGGAGTTTGAGGTTGATCGGGTTAACACGATCCTTCGCATCCGAGAAACCTTTAGACCCGACCCCGAATTCAGTCCCTTCAGGGCCAAATTCGGCAAGAATGTGATCTGCGTCGTTGACCGCATTTAG
- a CDS encoding FAD-containing oxidoreductase yields MSRHFDAIIIGTGQAGPSLAARFAAAGMTVAIIERSKFGGTCVNTGCIPTKTLVASAYAAHVARRGAEYGFVGNGDVRVDMKRVKARKDEVSGRSSKAVEEWLRGLKNCTVIQGHARFQSSHTVVVNDEVLQADKVFINVGGRASVPAMPGIHEAPFLTNSSMMDIGFLPEHLVIVGGSYVGLEFAQMYRRFGSEVTIVEKGPRLIGREDEDVSDAVREILEMEGIRIRTDAKCISLAKRDSRIAVGMECDEGPPEVVGTHVLLAVGRTPNTNDLGLDRAGVATDQRGYIIVDDQLQTNVPGIWALGDCNGRGAFTHTSYNDYEIVADNLLDSNHRRVSDRIQAYALFTDPPLGRCGMTDAEIRKSRRPVLATKLPMSGVSRAVEKGETQGFIKISVDAETKHILGAAILGTGGDEVIHVLLDVMYAKAPYTVVQRAMHIHPTVAEYLPTALSKLEPVA; encoded by the coding sequence GTGTCGCGGCATTTCGATGCAATCATCATCGGGACCGGCCAGGCGGGCCCGTCTTTGGCGGCGCGGTTTGCGGCCGCGGGCATGACTGTCGCCATTATTGAACGCTCCAAGTTTGGCGGCACATGTGTTAACACGGGATGTATCCCGACAAAGACGCTCGTCGCCAGCGCGTACGCAGCGCATGTTGCTCGCCGCGGCGCCGAGTATGGTTTTGTTGGCAATGGCGATGTGCGAGTTGATATGAAACGCGTCAAAGCGCGCAAGGATGAAGTTTCCGGACGGTCGAGCAAGGCCGTCGAGGAATGGTTGCGAGGACTGAAGAATTGCACGGTCATCCAAGGTCATGCCCGCTTTCAGTCGTCCCACACGGTGGTAGTCAACGATGAGGTGCTGCAAGCTGACAAAGTTTTCATCAACGTCGGCGGGCGCGCCTCTGTTCCCGCGATGCCGGGGATTCACGAGGCACCATTTCTCACAAACTCCTCAATGATGGATATCGGCTTCTTGCCGGAGCATCTTGTCATCGTCGGCGGAAGTTATGTTGGGTTGGAATTCGCTCAGATGTATCGCCGTTTCGGGAGCGAAGTCACGATAGTAGAGAAGGGACCGCGCCTGATTGGACGTGAAGACGAAGATGTTTCCGACGCTGTGCGTGAAATCCTGGAGATGGAGGGGATAAGGATTCGGACGGATGCGAAATGTATATCATTGGCCAAGCGTGACAGTCGTATCGCAGTTGGTATGGAATGCGACGAAGGTCCGCCGGAAGTAGTAGGCACTCACGTTCTTCTAGCGGTGGGACGTACTCCCAACACGAACGACCTGGGTCTCGACCGGGCCGGCGTTGCGACCGACCAACGCGGTTACATCATCGTTGACGATCAACTGCAAACAAACGTGCCCGGCATCTGGGCCCTGGGCGACTGCAACGGCCGCGGCGCCTTTACACATACTTCCTATAACGACTATGAGATCGTCGCCGATAATCTCCTCGACTCAAACCATCGCCGCGTGTCAGACCGGATCCAGGCGTACGCTTTGTTTACAGATCCACCGTTAGGACGATGCGGCATGACGGACGCCGAAATACGGAAGTCCAGGCGCCCTGTACTTGCTACGAAACTTCCGATGAGCGGAGTGAGTCGCGCCGTTGAGAAAGGTGAGACACAAGGTTTCATCAAAATCTCTGTTGATGCGGAAACAAAACATATTTTGGGTGCTGCGATTCTTGGCACCGGAGGCGATGAAGTAATTCACGTTTTGCTGGACGTCATGTATGCGAAGGCGCCGTATACGGTAGTGCAGCGCGCAATGCACATTCATCCGACGGTTGCGGAATATCTCCCCACCGCCTTGTCCAAACTGGAACCCGTTGCGTGA
- a CDS encoding VOC family protein, translated as MANAQTEIYGNDPTGVAKVDMKFEIVVIPVSDVDRAEEFYGRLGWRLDADFVSGKDDRVIQFTPPGSGCSIIFGKNVTAAAPGSAQGLYLVVSDIAAALAELLGRGVEISDVFHDAAGVSAGTDEPYLFGRLRVRGPDPDHRSYRSFASFCDPDGNGWLFQEVTTRLPGRVDPATTTFASANDLASALRRAAAAHGQHEARTGQPNKNWPDWYAEYMVRELSGNEPSQ; from the coding sequence ATGGCAAATGCGCAGACTGAAATCTACGGTAACGACCCGACCGGCGTCGCGAAAGTAGACATGAAGTTCGAGATCGTCGTCATCCCTGTCTCGGATGTCGACCGCGCGGAGGAGTTCTACGGGAGGCTTGGGTGGCGGCTCGACGCCGATTTCGTCAGCGGTAAAGACGACCGCGTGATTCAATTTACGCCGCCTGGCTCCGGATGCTCGATCATTTTCGGCAAGAACGTCACCGCCGCGGCGCCCGGCTCCGCCCAGGGTCTGTACCTGGTCGTCTCCGATATCGCGGCCGCCCTCGCCGAGCTGCTCGGTCGCGGCGTGGAGATCAGTGACGTGTTCCACGACGCCGCCGGCGTGTCCGCTGGCACGGACGAGCCGTACCTGTTTGGTCGGCTCCGGGTCAGGGGTCCGGATCCCGATCATCGCAGCTACCGCTCGTTCGCCTCGTTCTGCGATCCGGACGGCAACGGCTGGTTGTTCCAGGAGGTCACAACGCGGCTGCCCGGTCGCGTCGACCCCGCGACGACGACCTTCGCGTCGGCGAACGATCTGGCTAGCGCGCTGCGGCGTGCGGCGGCCGCGCACGGACAGCACGAAGCGCGCACGGGGCAACCCAACAAGAACTGGCCGGACTGGTACGCCGAGTACATGGTGCGCGAGCTGTCCGGCAACGAGCCGTCTCAGTGA
- a CDS encoding VPLPA-CTERM sorting domain-containing protein, which translates to MKKQSFLTSVAAMSVRKLYVAVLVCATSITAPAAEAIPILHEAGGNFSNKWVSPTVVASGTTGVTGTGAPEWMGGDRLDIFKFSGLVPGATSIVFDFSLTGPYSPGAYENGGGAIYYSYAPFSGSYYVDQGDGKVRGSQDLLAGYFDVTYNPWNAANASNRGTSSFTLNLAKEFAGDLFLALDFTYGRVSYNINSPSWATYGDTDPSSLAVPVPLPATGWLLLAGLVGLAANRRKLI; encoded by the coding sequence ATGAAGAAACAAAGCTTTTTAACTTCCGTTGCAGCGATGTCAGTTCGGAAACTCTACGTTGCGGTGCTGGTTTGTGCCACCTCTATCACGGCCCCCGCCGCAGAAGCTATCCCTATCCTGCACGAGGCTGGCGGCAATTTCTCCAATAAATGGGTTTCGCCGACCGTCGTTGCCAGCGGCACGACCGGCGTTACGGGCACGGGCGCACCCGAGTGGATGGGCGGCGATCGACTCGACATCTTCAAGTTCTCCGGCCTGGTGCCGGGCGCAACATCCATCGTTTTTGATTTCTCACTGACCGGACCCTATAGCCCTGGCGCCTATGAAAACGGCGGCGGCGCCATCTACTACAGCTATGCGCCGTTTTCCGGCTCCTACTATGTCGATCAGGGCGATGGAAAGGTTCGTGGCAGCCAGGATCTTCTCGCCGGCTATTTTGACGTTACCTACAACCCGTGGAACGCCGCCAACGCGTCGAATCGCGGCACTTCAAGCTTCACGCTGAACCTTGCTAAGGAATTCGCAGGCGATCTCTTCCTGGCGCTGGACTTCACCTACGGCCGAGTCAGCTACAATATCAATTCGCCTTCCTGGGCCACGTATGGCGACACCGACCCCAGTTCCTTGGCGGTCCCCGTGCCGCTCCCCGCGACGGGCTGGCTGTTGCTCGCCGGTCTCGTCGGCCTCGCCGCGAACCGCCGCAAGCTCATCTGA
- the gltX gene encoding glutamate--tRNA ligase, with the protein MIRTRFAPSPTGYLHIGGARTALFSWAYARRHGGKFVLRIEDTDLERSTAESTQAILDGMAWLGLDYDEGPFYQMQRLARYHEVAEQLLRSGKAYYCYCTKEELDAMREQQRSAGLKPRYDGRWRDSTQTPPPGVKPVVRLKNPQDGVVVFNDLVKGQIAVANGELDDLVLLRGDGVPTYNFGVVIDDLDMNITHVIRGDDHVNNTPRQINILKALGASLPQYAHVPMILGADGERLSKRHGAVSVMQYREDGYLPEALVNYLARLGWSHGDEEIFSREQLVEWFDLSAINRSPAKFNPEKLRWLNQHYLKGADDGRLAALVRPFLEADGCDPAAAPGLPNLASVANLLKERVTTVAELADAAVYFYRSLDPSPELKAQHFTAEAKPGISNLRQKLAVVEWESHAIHDAIKSCATAHGMKLPKVAMPLRVMVTGETQTPSINAVLELLGREETLKRMDEQLENFPNERE; encoded by the coding sequence ATGATCCGTACCCGCTTCGCTCCCAGCCCAACCGGCTACCTCCACATTGGCGGCGCCCGAACCGCTCTGTTTTCGTGGGCTTATGCCCGCAGGCACGGCGGCAAATTCGTTTTGCGAATAGAAGATACGGATCTTGAACGCTCGACGGCGGAATCAACCCAGGCAATACTGGACGGGATGGCATGGCTGGGGCTGGATTACGACGAGGGGCCGTTTTATCAGATGCAGAGGCTGGCGCGCTACCATGAGGTGGCTGAGCAGCTCCTTCGCTCCGGCAAGGCGTATTACTGCTATTGCACAAAGGAAGAGCTGGATGCCATGCGCGAGCAGCAGCGCTCGGCCGGGCTGAAGCCCCGGTACGATGGGCGCTGGCGTGATTCGACACAGACGCCGCCGCCCGGTGTTAAGCCGGTGGTGCGCCTGAAAAATCCACAGGACGGCGTCGTTGTCTTCAATGATCTGGTCAAGGGCCAGATTGCCGTTGCCAACGGCGAACTGGACGATCTGGTGCTGCTGCGCGGCGATGGCGTGCCGACTTACAACTTCGGCGTGGTGATCGACGATCTGGACATGAATATTACTCACGTGATCCGGGGCGACGATCATGTCAACAACACTCCGCGCCAGATCAATATTCTTAAAGCACTAGGCGCGTCATTGCCGCAGTATGCGCATGTGCCGATGATTCTGGGCGCGGATGGTGAGCGGCTGTCCAAGCGGCATGGGGCTGTTTCCGTGATGCAATACCGCGAGGATGGCTACCTGCCCGAGGCGCTGGTCAATTATCTGGCGCGGCTGGGCTGGTCGCATGGAGACGAGGAAATTTTCAGCCGGGAACAGCTGGTCGAGTGGTTCGACCTTTCAGCCATCAACCGTTCGCCTGCGAAGTTCAATCCCGAGAAACTGCGATGGCTCAACCAGCATTATCTTAAAGGTGCCGACGATGGGCGGTTGGCAGCGCTGGTGCGGCCTTTTCTCGAGGCGGATGGTTGCGACCCTGCCGCTGCGCCGGGGCTGCCGAATTTGGCGAGCGTGGCGAATCTGCTCAAAGAGCGTGTCACCACCGTGGCTGAGCTGGCCGACGCGGCGGTATATTTCTACCGTTCGCTGGACCCTTCGCCCGAACTTAAGGCGCAGCATTTCACTGCCGAGGCGAAGCCGGGCATTTCCAACCTGCGGCAGAAGCTCGCGGTTGTCGAATGGGAAAGCCACGCCATACATGACGCCATCAAGAGCTGCGCCACGGCGCACGGCATGAAACTGCCTAAGGTCGCCATGCCACTGCGGGTGATGGTGACGGGCGAGACGCAGACGCCCTCGATCAATGCGGTGCTGGAGCTGCTCGGCAGGGAGGAAACGCTCAAGCGCATGGATGAGCAGCTGGAAAACTTTCCCAACGAACGCGAGTAG
- a CDS encoding LapA family protein, with translation MQLLLILGIALAIAAVAFALQNNSTATVTLGLWSFDSSLAMVLLIATGIGAVIAVLLSWPSMVKSMWTSARLRRHISRLEAEKDTLERRVAQLEAELTRISPEPIPEEPPRYLGLKSLLVGRDAEKPNE, from the coding sequence ATGCAGCTATTGTTAATTCTCGGCATTGCCCTCGCCATTGCCGCCGTGGCGTTCGCTCTGCAGAACAATTCAACGGCAACAGTAACGTTAGGCCTTTGGAGCTTCGACAGCTCACTGGCCATGGTGCTGCTAATTGCGACAGGCATAGGTGCGGTTATCGCGGTGCTGCTCTCCTGGCCCAGCATGGTAAAGAGCATGTGGACAAGTGCGCGCCTGCGACGCCATATCAGCAGACTGGAGGCGGAGAAAGACACGCTGGAACGGCGCGTCGCGCAACTGGAAGCGGAACTGACGAGGATCAGCCCTGAGCCAATCCCGGAAGAGCCCCCGCGTTACCTGGGGCTGAAGTCACTACTTGTCGGCAGGGATGCCGAAAAGCCGAACGAATAA
- a CDS encoding diguanylate cyclase domain-containing protein: protein MPDATFSTPATRELVHNQLLSVKKEKAVALERLNKKLLLAIREQQATTLELSNAKLRTERILESITEAFYTVDREWRFTYVNKEAENLLRRPRGDLLGKVLWKEFKEAIGTIFDREYHRALAENTTVKFETFYAPLEGWFEVHAYPSEEGLAVYFNDISERKQSEHARQEAGARIHQQASLLDKATDAIIVHGIDHRIQFWNEGAERLYGWTSEEVSGKSIEMLYEDILAFKEATSLLLNSGEWRGEIAQRRKDGGILFVEAHWTLVRNEEGQPQSVFAINTDITQRKSAENKIQYLAFYDSLTGLPNRQLLLDRLRQALAARARNHRTGALLFIDLDNFKLLNDTFGHDSGDLLLRQLAPRLISCVREGDTVARLGGDEFVIILVTDLAKIMTQPLLR, encoded by the coding sequence ATGCCTGACGCGACCTTCAGCACGCCAGCCACGCGGGAACTCGTTCACAACCAACTTCTGTCAGTGAAAAAAGAAAAAGCTGTAGCACTAGAACGTTTAAATAAAAAACTGCTGCTGGCCATAAGGGAACAGCAGGCGACAACGCTCGAACTTTCAAATGCGAAACTTCGCACAGAGAGGATTTTGGAAAGTATTACCGAGGCTTTTTACACAGTGGATCGGGAATGGCGCTTCACCTATGTGAATAAGGAAGCGGAAAATCTGTTACGGCGCCCCCGTGGCGATCTTCTGGGGAAAGTGCTCTGGAAGGAATTTAAGGAGGCGATAGGAACAATCTTTGATCGTGAATACCATCGGGCGCTCGCGGAAAACACCACAGTGAAATTTGAAACCTTCTACGCGCCTCTGGAGGGCTGGTTCGAGGTGCACGCCTATCCGTCAGAAGAAGGCCTGGCAGTTTATTTCAACGACATTAGCGAGCGCAAGCAGTCTGAACATGCCCGCCAGGAAGCCGGTGCTCGCATCCACCAGCAGGCTTCCTTGCTCGACAAGGCAACCGACGCGATTATTGTGCATGGCATCGATCATCGCATTCAGTTTTGGAACGAGGGTGCTGAGCGGCTCTATGGATGGACTTCCGAAGAGGTATCGGGCAAATCGATAGAGATGTTGTATGAGGACATCCTGGCCTTCAAGGAAGCAACCAGCCTATTGTTGAACTCTGGGGAATGGAGAGGCGAGATCGCGCAGCGGCGCAAGGACGGAGGCATATTGTTTGTTGAAGCACATTGGACGTTGGTCAGAAATGAGGAGGGACAGCCACAGTCGGTCTTTGCAATCAACACAGATATTACGCAACGCAAGAGCGCTGAGAACAAAATCCAATACTTGGCATTCTACGATTCGTTGACGGGGTTGCCCAACAGGCAACTCTTGCTGGACCGGTTGCGGCAGGCACTCGCAGCAAGGGCCCGTAACCACCGCACGGGTGCGTTACTGTTCATCGACCTCGATAATTTTAAATTGCTCAATGATACGTTCGGCCATGATTCCGGTGACCTGTTGCTTCGGCAGCTTGCTCCCCGCCTGATCTCCTGTGTGCGCGAAGGGGACACTGTCGCCCGCTTGGGGGGCGACGAGTTTGTAATAATACTGGTAACAGACTTAGCGAAGATTATGACGCAGCCGTTGCTCAGGTAA
- a CDS encoding EAL domain-containing protein, with the protein MYQAKASGRNAMCFFDPDMQAAMNARAALESDLHKSWERNEFVLHYQPQVDDCGITGAEALIRWQHPRRGLLPPHEFIPQTEETRLILPLGAWVLETACTQLAIWSERPEAAGLNLAVNISPRQFCQPDFVEQVVSTLDRTGADPQRLKLELTESILVHNMDDTIEKMAALKAKGVGFALDDFGVGYSSLYYLKRLPMDWVKIDQSFVRDVLTDNNDATIVRAILLLAKSMGLAVIAEGVETVAQKDFLAMHGCTAYQGYLFSPPLPLDQFEEFVVKEKNAQY; encoded by the coding sequence ATGTATCAGGCAAAAGCATCAGGCCGCAATGCAATGTGTTTTTTCGATCCGGATATGCAAGCGGCAATGAATGCCCGCGCTGCTCTGGAGTCGGATTTGCACAAAAGCTGGGAGAGAAACGAGTTTGTTCTTCACTACCAGCCGCAGGTAGATGATTGCGGGATCACGGGTGCCGAAGCGCTGATACGGTGGCAGCACCCTCGACGCGGCCTTTTGCCTCCACACGAATTCATTCCTCAAACGGAGGAAACCCGCCTCATTCTTCCTTTGGGTGCCTGGGTGCTGGAAACCGCGTGTACCCAGCTTGCAATCTGGTCGGAGCGACCGGAGGCAGCTGGGCTTAATCTGGCGGTGAATATAAGCCCTCGCCAGTTCTGTCAGCCAGACTTTGTCGAGCAGGTAGTTTCGACGCTCGATCGAACCGGCGCCGATCCGCAAAGACTCAAGCTTGAGCTTACGGAAAGCATACTGGTCCACAACATGGACGACACCATTGAGAAGATGGCTGCACTCAAGGCCAAGGGTGTGGGCTTCGCCCTGGATGACTTTGGTGTCGGTTATTCCTCGCTCTACTATCTGAAACGCCTGCCGATGGATTGGGTAAAAATCGATCAGTCATTTGTAAGGGACGTGCTCACTGATAATAACGACGCAACAATTGTCCGCGCCATTCTGCTCTTGGCAAAAAGCATGGGGTTGGCGGTAATCGCCGAGGGGGTGGAAACCGTAGCACAAAAGGACTTTCTCGCTATGCATGGATGCACTGCTTATCAGGGCTACCTGTTCAGCCCACCTCTTCCATTAGATCAATTTGAGGAGTTTGTGGTGAAAGAGAAGAATGCGCAATATTAA
- a CDS encoding SDR family oxidoreductase: MKPEDDAIASRRQFVGGVTAGLATAFIPPAFGQQGRQESGAAGSRQGASQFLKQDPRTQYPAPPFPQQKQEPPGLVGKMTPRPDHGETSYKGSSRLVGRKALVTGGDSGIGRAAVIAFAREGADVAINYLPVEEPDAREVVELIRAEGRKAVAIPGDIRDEDFCSRLVAQAVRDLDGLDILVNNAAMQAAQPSIVDLTTEQFDSIFKCNVYAMFWITRAAIPHLKPGAAIINTSSIEAYTPSDAFIDYAQTKACSVAFTKSLAKQVAKQGIRVNAVAPGPFWTPMQTTGWADLSRFGKEVPLGRPGQPAELGPLYVFLASQESSYATGQVYSASGGEGHP; this comes from the coding sequence ATGAAACCAGAAGACGACGCCATTGCCTCACGACGCCAGTTTGTTGGCGGAGTGACTGCCGGCCTTGCCACGGCATTCATCCCCCCCGCCTTTGGGCAGCAAGGGCGCCAGGAAAGCGGCGCCGCCGGTTCGCGGCAAGGGGCCAGCCAGTTCCTTAAACAGGATCCGAGGACGCAGTATCCAGCTCCCCCCTTCCCCCAGCAGAAGCAGGAGCCGCCCGGCCTTGTGGGCAAGATGACACCGCGGCCTGATCACGGCGAAACAAGCTACAAGGGCTCGAGCCGGCTGGTGGGTAGAAAGGCACTCGTGACCGGCGGCGATTCCGGCATTGGCCGTGCCGCCGTCATCGCCTTTGCGCGTGAGGGCGCCGATGTCGCGATCAACTATCTCCCTGTTGAGGAGCCCGACGCTCGGGAGGTTGTGGAACTGATCCGGGCGGAAGGGCGTAAGGCAGTCGCGATCCCCGGCGACATCCGGGACGAGGATTTTTGCTCGAGGCTCGTTGCCCAAGCCGTCCGGGATCTGGACGGACTGGACATCCTTGTCAACAATGCGGCCATGCAGGCCGCGCAGCCCTCCATCGTCGATCTCACGACCGAGCAGTTCGACTCGATATTCAAATGCAACGTCTATGCGATGTTCTGGATCACCAGGGCGGCCATCCCGCACTTGAAGCCCGGCGCCGCGATTATCAATACGAGTTCAATCGAGGCTTACACTCCATCCGACGCGTTTATCGATTACGCGCAGACGAAGGCGTGCAGCGTTGCTTTCACAAAATCGCTGGCGAAGCAGGTGGCCAAGCAGGGCATACGGGTCAATGCGGTGGCGCCGGGACCTTTCTGGACACCGATGCAAACGACAGGATGGGCAGACCTCAGCAGGTTCGGCAAGGAAGTTCCGCTCGGCCGGCCCGGCCAACCAGCGGAACTGGGTCCCCTGTATGTCTTTCTTGCGTCGCAGGAATCGAGCTACGCAACCGGACAAGTGTACAGTGCCTCGGGCGGGGAAGGACACCCCTAG
- a CDS encoding c-type cytochrome, giving the protein MKVSLYFLFMLGGLLAFAFHAGAASNDPATIEFKRGDKLVKALSLEAMRGIVPAVSLKIFEPHENRERIYQALPARPVLDHVFGKEWEQAREIVFTSIDGFQPSIPVEKFLAHSAYFAFASPDNAPFTTTNPVQNNEVVQLGPLYLVWDNLNSKDLLASGDSDFPYQVMRITLRPDAPFPNILPPANASEEVKRGYTHFRQYCVSCHTINGEGGGKAPELNYPTSVVEYIKPEYLRRWILSPQSIRYNARMPGLPRGIANAEQVTEELITYLKVMSIMKREPAQP; this is encoded by the coding sequence TTGAAAGTCTCTCTGTATTTCCTGTTCATGCTTGGCGGCCTGCTCGCCTTTGCCTTCCATGCTGGCGCGGCGTCAAACGACCCGGCAACGATCGAATTCAAACGGGGAGATAAGCTGGTGAAGGCCCTTTCCCTGGAGGCCATGCGCGGCATCGTGCCAGCGGTTTCACTAAAGATTTTTGAACCGCACGAAAACAGGGAACGGATCTATCAGGCACTTCCAGCCCGGCCTGTGCTGGATCACGTCTTCGGCAAGGAGTGGGAGCAGGCGCGGGAGATTGTCTTCACTTCCATCGACGGGTTCCAGCCAAGCATCCCGGTGGAGAAATTCCTCGCCCATTCCGCCTACTTCGCCTTTGCGAGCCCGGACAATGCCCCCTTTACCACGACGAACCCGGTGCAGAACAACGAAGTGGTACAACTCGGGCCGCTCTACCTGGTGTGGGATAACCTGAATTCGAAGGACCTTCTGGCGTCCGGCGATTCCGATTTCCCTTACCAGGTGATGCGCATCACGCTCAGACCGGACGCGCCATTCCCGAATATTTTGCCCCCGGCCAATGCCTCGGAGGAGGTGAAACGCGGGTACACGCACTTTCGGCAATACTGCGTCTCCTGCCACACCATCAATGGCGAAGGCGGAGGCAAGGCGCCGGAACTCAACTATCCGACCAGCGTTGTGGAGTACATCAAGCCGGAATATCTGCGGCGCTGGATCTTGAGCCCGCAAAGCATCCGCTACAACGCACGGATGCCAGGTCTTCCGCGAGGCATCGCCAACGCGGAACAGGTTACGGAAGAACTGATCACTTACCTGAAAGTGATGAGTATCATGAAACGCGAGCCGGCGCAGCCCTAG
- a CDS encoding DUF488 domain-containing protein codes for MSRINAANVKLKRAYDPPEAADGTRILVDRLWPRGVKKTEAAIEQWAKDLAPSAALRKWFGHDPGRWEEFCERYAAEVSQHPDQLKQLRVLAREDSITLVYSAHDELHNNAVALRRLILG; via the coding sequence ATGAGCAGAATTAACGCCGCCAACGTCAAACTGAAACGGGCTTATGATCCGCCGGAGGCCGCGGACGGCACGCGGATACTGGTGGACAGGCTCTGGCCACGTGGAGTCAAAAAGACCGAGGCAGCGATCGAGCAATGGGCAAAAGATCTTGCGCCCAGCGCAGCTTTACGAAAGTGGTTCGGCCATGACCCCGGCCGTTGGGAAGAGTTTTGTGAGCGCTATGCGGCAGAGGTGAGCCAGCACCCCGACCAATTGAAGCAACTGCGGGTGTTGGCGCGCGAGGATTCCATTACGCTGGTTTATTCCGCCCACGATGAGCTGCACAATAATGCCGTTGCGCTACGGCGTCTTATTCTGGGGTAG